Proteins from a genomic interval of Kribbella aluminosa:
- a CDS encoding amidohydrolase family protein: MSDVTEDPGPWSISRRRALQLSGGVAAVGAVQLPAQAGPPPAGNQAVLREGTNFMVAVSPDGKWLAFDLATAIWVTPAAGGTSRRLTDDLQDATRPRWSPDGKWIVFQSYRDGNFHLWTIRPDGSGLRQLTTGRYDHREPQVTPDGRSIVFSSDRGGNGSYGIHRLVLASGTSVALTDEPSEEAEPVVSPDGTKVAFTVDTGSIVELDLTTRARTTLVAAQTGISLFGPSYSPVGKLAYVRLTGPACNLIVDNLQVTTGKDVFALPPSWASATDVFYTADGTVHRYHVGGEHTVVPFAATVPVTSKRPRPKAPDLESTAKRTVRGIASPTVSPDGKWLAFRALNALWLAAADGKGRPRTLVADGYFNSDPDFSPDGKKLLYASDRDGTADLWLHDLATGTDTKLSGLPGAQTAPRFSPDGRQIAYQDQDGIARVLDIASGQLRQLTPTLFQPGRVSWSRDGRTLVLAAVKPFSKRFREGTSQLLYVDVATAALEYVEPMPFRSLATRGDDGPVFSPDGAHLAFVVESLLYVVPVDTRGRFTGEPRAITSEVTDSPAWQDDQTLLYLSNGKLRRTTITGGPAETVRLDLQYRRATINQHVTIHAGALWDGRATTLRHDVDVVLDGSRIAAVRPHQGRADVDASKLTVMPGLIDAHNHWHLRGRAWGARQGNLWLAYGITTTRSPGDPVYQMQETREALANGTLRGPRYFATGEAIDGSRVFYNFMRPTLSVRQLGLELDRVEGLAYDLVKTYVRLPIEYQRRAIAAVHRLGLQLSSHYLYPAEHLGMDGMEHTGATNRLGYSHTVSRLGRAYADVVALFTRAGLSVTPTLFNSTMAHVDDPSLLTDRRTTTLYPSWEYDALIAKVNTAKGPAGITTRELLRGNVDMVLRIHRGGGLVISGTDTPLDNMAVSLHANLRSMVAGGFTPYEALTTATHNPARWLNLEDKLGVVRPGAQADLSFVAGDPLADIRAAAAVEQVMIAGNLHTVDELLAPYTTSNRVEPAVRTASAPQPLTREQAHAHDDAYWWHEPEWLHRACCEG; this comes from the coding sequence GTGAGCGATGTGACCGAGGACCCTGGACCGTGGAGCATCTCGCGGCGTCGTGCGCTCCAGCTCAGCGGAGGCGTCGCTGCCGTCGGCGCCGTACAACTACCGGCGCAGGCAGGACCTCCGCCGGCCGGCAACCAGGCTGTACTCCGGGAAGGCACCAACTTCATGGTGGCGGTGTCGCCGGACGGGAAGTGGCTGGCGTTCGACCTGGCGACGGCGATCTGGGTGACGCCGGCCGCGGGCGGAACTTCGCGGCGGCTCACCGACGACCTGCAGGACGCCACCCGGCCGCGCTGGTCGCCGGACGGGAAGTGGATCGTCTTCCAGTCGTACCGCGACGGCAACTTCCACTTGTGGACAATCCGGCCCGATGGCAGCGGGCTCCGGCAGCTGACCACCGGACGGTACGACCACCGCGAGCCGCAGGTCACGCCCGACGGCCGATCGATTGTGTTCTCCTCCGACCGCGGCGGCAACGGCAGCTACGGAATTCACCGGCTCGTGCTCGCGAGTGGCACGAGCGTGGCGCTCACCGACGAGCCGAGCGAGGAAGCCGAGCCGGTCGTATCGCCGGACGGTACGAAGGTCGCCTTCACCGTCGACACCGGCTCCATCGTCGAACTAGACCTCACCACCAGGGCCCGTACGACGCTCGTCGCGGCGCAGACCGGGATCAGCCTGTTCGGGCCGTCGTACTCCCCCGTCGGCAAGCTGGCCTACGTCCGGCTCACGGGACCGGCCTGCAATCTGATTGTTGACAATCTGCAAGTGACGACAGGCAAGGACGTTTTCGCCCTCCCGCCGTCCTGGGCGTCTGCAACCGACGTGTTCTACACGGCCGACGGCACGGTGCATCGCTACCACGTCGGCGGCGAGCACACCGTCGTACCGTTCGCGGCCACTGTGCCGGTGACGTCGAAGCGGCCGCGGCCGAAGGCGCCGGACCTCGAGTCGACGGCGAAGCGGACGGTCCGCGGGATCGCGAGTCCGACCGTGTCGCCGGACGGGAAGTGGCTCGCGTTCCGGGCGTTGAACGCGCTCTGGCTGGCGGCGGCCGACGGCAAGGGCCGGCCGCGCACGTTGGTTGCAGACGGCTACTTCAACTCGGATCCCGACTTCTCGCCCGACGGCAAGAAGTTGCTCTACGCAAGCGATCGCGACGGTACGGCGGACCTCTGGTTGCACGACCTGGCGACCGGCACGGACACGAAACTCTCAGGCCTGCCCGGCGCCCAGACCGCGCCGCGCTTTTCGCCGGACGGCCGGCAGATCGCCTACCAGGACCAGGACGGGATCGCCCGGGTTCTGGACATCGCATCCGGTCAGCTTCGCCAGCTCACGCCGACCCTGTTCCAGCCCGGCCGGGTCAGCTGGTCGCGCGACGGCCGCACCCTCGTCCTGGCCGCCGTCAAGCCCTTCTCCAAACGTTTCCGCGAGGGCACCAGCCAACTCCTGTACGTCGACGTCGCGACCGCCGCGCTCGAGTACGTCGAGCCGATGCCGTTCCGCTCGCTGGCCACCCGCGGCGATGACGGCCCGGTCTTCTCCCCTGACGGTGCCCACCTCGCCTTCGTCGTCGAGAGCCTGCTGTACGTCGTACCCGTCGACACCCGTGGCCGTTTCACCGGCGAGCCACGGGCGATCACCAGCGAGGTCACGGACTCGCCGGCCTGGCAGGACGACCAGACCCTGCTCTACCTGTCGAACGGAAAGTTGCGCAGGACAACGATCACCGGCGGCCCGGCGGAGACCGTCCGGCTCGATCTCCAGTACCGGCGGGCCACGATCAACCAGCACGTCACGATCCACGCCGGTGCGCTCTGGGACGGCCGCGCGACCACGCTCCGCCACGACGTCGACGTCGTACTGGACGGCTCGCGGATCGCCGCCGTACGTCCGCATCAAGGTCGCGCCGATGTCGATGCGTCGAAGCTGACCGTGATGCCGGGGCTGATCGATGCACACAACCATTGGCACCTTCGCGGCCGGGCCTGGGGTGCGCGTCAGGGGAACCTGTGGCTGGCGTACGGCATCACGACCACCCGCTCCCCGGGCGACCCGGTGTATCAGATGCAGGAGACCCGGGAGGCGCTCGCGAACGGGACGCTCAGGGGGCCGCGGTACTTCGCGACGGGCGAGGCGATCGACGGGTCGCGGGTGTTCTACAACTTCATGCGTCCGACGCTGTCGGTGCGGCAGCTCGGTCTGGAGCTCGACCGGGTCGAGGGGCTGGCGTACGACCTGGTGAAGACCTACGTGCGGTTGCCGATCGAGTACCAGCGCCGGGCGATTGCCGCCGTACATCGGTTGGGGCTGCAGTTGTCGTCGCACTACCTCTACCCGGCCGAACACCTCGGCATGGACGGCATGGAACACACCGGCGCTACGAACCGGCTCGGGTACTCGCACACGGTCAGCCGGCTCGGCCGCGCGTACGCCGATGTGGTGGCGCTGTTCACACGCGCCGGTCTGTCCGTGACGCCGACGTTGTTCAACTCGACGATGGCGCACGTCGACGACCCGTCGCTGCTGACGGATCGCCGTACGACGACCCTCTACCCGTCGTGGGAGTACGACGCCTTGATCGCCAAGGTGAACACCGCCAAGGGCCCGGCCGGCATCACCACCCGCGAACTCCTGCGCGGCAACGTCGACATGGTGCTACGGATCCACCGCGGCGGCGGCCTGGTCATCTCCGGCACCGATACGCCGCTCGACAACATGGCGGTCTCGCTCCATGCCAACCTGCGGTCGATGGTCGCCGGCGGCTTCACGCCGTACGAGGCCCTCACCACCGCAACCCACAACCCGGCCAGGTGGCTCAACCTCGAGGACAAGCTGGGCGTCGTCAGGCCCGGCGCCCAGGCCGATCTGTCGTTCGTCGCCGGAGATCCGCTCGCAGACATCCGCGCGGCCGCCGCTGTCGAGCAGGTGATGATCGCGGGCAACCTCCATACAGTCGACGAACTGCTGGCGCCGTACACCACCAGCAACCGGGTCGAACCCGCGGTCCGGACGGCCAGCGCCCCGCAACCGCTCACCCGGGAGCAGGCGCACGCTCACGACGACGCCTACTGGTGGCACGAGCCCGAATGGCTCCACCGAGCCTGCTGCGAGGGCTGA
- a CDS encoding glycoside hydrolase family 172 protein, giving the protein MTLGNLTGISALADVETRSISAENPTGEPGQGGRRTEGTGAHAARDLGQGWKVSPSIEIGPGETATLADIAGSGCITHIWLTTHVDYWRRLVLRAFWDGDDAPAVETPVGDFFCSGWGKFAQVNSLPVAVNPNGGFNCYWEMPFNQQAKLTIENTHDEPVVVYFQVDYWLGAVPDKAAYLHAQWRRSNPLEAKTVHTLLDGVEGPGHYVGTYVAWGVNSTGWWGEGEVKFYVDGDDEFPTICGTGTEDYFGGAWNFDVPHLGGYTEFSTPYLGMPQVIRPDGQYQSQQRFGMYRFHLPDPIRFKERLRVDVQALGWRSGGRYLPLQDDIASTAFFYSGKTSTNRPVTPSHDDMEIC; this is encoded by the coding sequence ATGACTCTTGGGAACCTCACCGGTATCAGCGCGCTCGCCGACGTCGAGACGCGTTCCATCAGTGCGGAGAACCCGACCGGCGAGCCCGGTCAGGGTGGGCGGCGGACCGAGGGGACGGGAGCGCACGCGGCCCGGGACCTCGGGCAGGGGTGGAAGGTCTCGCCGTCGATCGAGATCGGGCCGGGGGAGACCGCGACGCTCGCGGACATCGCCGGGTCGGGGTGCATCACGCACATCTGGCTGACCACGCACGTCGACTATTGGCGCCGGCTGGTGCTGCGGGCGTTCTGGGACGGCGACGACGCGCCCGCGGTAGAGACGCCGGTCGGCGACTTCTTCTGCTCGGGCTGGGGCAAGTTCGCCCAGGTCAACTCGCTGCCGGTCGCGGTGAACCCGAACGGCGGGTTCAACTGCTACTGGGAGATGCCGTTCAACCAGCAGGCCAAGCTGACCATCGAGAACACCCACGACGAGCCCGTGGTCGTGTACTTCCAGGTGGACTACTGGCTGGGTGCCGTACCGGACAAGGCGGCGTACCTGCACGCCCAGTGGCGCCGGAGCAACCCGCTCGAGGCCAAGACCGTTCACACGCTGCTGGACGGTGTGGAAGGGCCCGGACACTACGTGGGGACGTACGTCGCGTGGGGCGTCAACAGCACCGGCTGGTGGGGCGAGGGCGAGGTGAAGTTCTACGTCGACGGTGACGACGAGTTCCCGACCATCTGCGGCACCGGGACCGAGGACTACTTCGGCGGTGCCTGGAACTTCGACGTCCCCCACCTGGGCGGCTACACCGAGTTCAGTACGCCGTACCTCGGGATGCCGCAGGTGATCCGCCCGGACGGGCAGTACCAGAGCCAGCAGCGCTTCGGCATGTACCGGTTCCACCTGCCGGACCCGATCCGCTTCAAGGAGCGGCTGCGCGTCGACGTACAGGCCCTGGGCTGGCGCTCCGGCGGCCGGTACCTCCCGCTCCAGGACGATATCGCGTCGACCGCGTTCTTCTACTCCGGCAAGACCAGCACCAACCGGCCCGTTACCCCGAGCCATGACGACATGGAGATCTGCTAG
- a CDS encoding glucoamylase, with protein MRENRSRDRWFPYVVITLLLAVLAGGTTSGLVRHPQPQLVSEGIRHASVRSALGNEPYDDMVRHALADLDALTLPNGATLAGRNGPWRYVWPRDASFVAVARCAIGQYDKALDVLAFLNRVRPASGRWEARYTETGAHVGDGRTPQLDGSGWVLWATWFCRAGDKYWDMVRQSADEIVSELGPNGLPGASPDYWERPERDVTLGTVAPLLTGLRAAAGIATTLHHSPEAARWWTAAEKLSAAIDRVFGPDYPRIPAEATSFVEPGVEPVSLEGGRDAIVTVLGPPFAPARPVVSMAIDAAYDVLTQPNGGVTPGEDWRADGVSWTPQTALFALSAAARGDQATATALLTWLDHHRTTAGALPEKVNRDLQPAGEAPLAWTAALVILTDSALQNPLPIP; from the coding sequence ATGCGGGAGAACCGGTCACGCGATCGGTGGTTCCCGTACGTCGTGATCACCCTGCTGCTGGCGGTGCTCGCCGGCGGGACGACCAGCGGCCTGGTCCGGCACCCGCAGCCGCAACTGGTCTCCGAGGGCATCCGGCATGCGTCGGTGCGCTCGGCTCTCGGGAATGAGCCGTACGACGACATGGTGCGGCACGCGCTGGCCGACCTCGACGCGCTCACGCTCCCGAACGGCGCCACCCTGGCCGGCCGGAACGGTCCGTGGCGGTACGTGTGGCCGCGGGACGCGTCGTTCGTCGCCGTCGCCCGGTGCGCGATCGGGCAGTACGACAAGGCGCTCGACGTACTGGCGTTCCTCAACCGCGTGCGGCCGGCGAGCGGGCGGTGGGAGGCGCGGTACACGGAGACCGGGGCGCACGTCGGCGACGGCCGTACGCCGCAACTGGACGGGTCCGGGTGGGTGCTGTGGGCGACGTGGTTCTGCCGCGCGGGCGACAAGTACTGGGACATGGTCCGCCAGTCCGCCGACGAGATCGTGTCCGAGCTCGGCCCGAACGGTCTGCCGGGTGCCTCGCCGGACTACTGGGAGCGGCCCGAGCGCGACGTCACGCTCGGCACCGTCGCCCCGCTGCTGACCGGGCTCCGCGCCGCGGCCGGGATCGCCACGACGCTGCACCATTCACCGGAGGCCGCGCGCTGGTGGACCGCCGCGGAAAAGTTGTCCGCGGCAATCGATCGGGTGTTCGGCCCGGACTATCCGCGGATCCCGGCGGAGGCCACCAGTTTCGTCGAGCCCGGCGTCGAGCCGGTGTCGCTGGAAGGCGGCCGGGACGCGATCGTCACCGTTCTCGGCCCGCCGTTCGCACCGGCCCGTCCGGTGGTCAGCATGGCGATCGACGCCGCGTACGACGTACTGACGCAACCCAACGGCGGAGTGACACCAGGAGAGGACTGGAGGGCGGACGGGGTGTCGTGGACACCCCAGACCGCCCTCTTCGCGCTGAGCGCGGCAGCACGTGGTGATCAGGCCACGGCCACCGCGCTTCTCACGTGGCTGGACCACCACCGCACCACGGCCGGAGCGCTCCCCGAGAAGGTGAACCGCGACCTGCAGCCGGCTGGCGAGGCTCCGCTCGCCTGGACCGCGGCCCTGGTCATCCTTACCGACTCAGCCCTGCAGAACCCGTTGCCGATCCCCTAG
- a CDS encoding DMT family transporter, with translation MNHPRVAVLALLAVAAAWGSTFFLTKDLLTRMDVADYLALRFLIASVALLLIHPPAIARLSRLDRGRAVALGITYGIAQLVQTEGLRHTSASVSGFVTGMYVVFTPLLAAVILRHRIGRWAWVAVILATVGLGVLSLRGFSLGTGELLTLASAGLYALHIIGLGAWSTPKNAFGLSSLQMIVITCTCAVGAIPGGFSVPSSGRDWISVVYMALVAGALALIVQTWAQAHLTPTRAAIAMTMEPVFASAFAVLFGSDSLTWRMLVGGALVVSAMYLVELAPRRKFEAEVQHLAQ, from the coding sequence GTGAATCACCCTCGTGTTGCTGTACTGGCGTTGCTGGCTGTCGCGGCGGCCTGGGGGTCGACGTTCTTCCTGACCAAGGACCTGCTCACCAGGATGGACGTCGCCGACTACCTGGCGTTGCGGTTCCTGATCGCGTCGGTCGCGCTGCTCCTGATCCACCCGCCCGCGATCGCCCGGCTCAGCCGCCTGGACCGCGGCCGGGCCGTTGCCCTCGGCATCACGTACGGCATCGCCCAGCTGGTCCAGACCGAGGGCCTGCGGCACACGTCGGCGAGCGTGTCCGGGTTCGTCACCGGCATGTACGTCGTGTTCACGCCGCTGCTCGCCGCGGTCATCCTGCGGCACCGGATCGGGCGCTGGGCCTGGGTCGCTGTGATCCTCGCCACGGTCGGTCTCGGCGTACTGTCGCTGCGCGGGTTCAGTCTCGGCACCGGCGAGCTGCTCACGCTCGCGTCCGCCGGCCTGTATGCGCTGCACATCATCGGCCTCGGCGCGTGGTCCACCCCCAAGAACGCCTTCGGCCTGTCGTCGTTGCAGATGATCGTGATCACCTGCACGTGCGCGGTCGGCGCGATCCCTGGCGGGTTCTCGGTGCCTTCCTCCGGCCGTGACTGGATCAGCGTGGTCTACATGGCGCTGGTCGCCGGGGCGCTCGCGCTGATCGTGCAGACCTGGGCACAGGCACACCTGACTCCCACCCGCGCGGCGATCGCGATGACAATGGAGCCGGTGTTCGCGTCGGCGTTCGCAGTGCTGTTCGGTTCGGACAGCCTGACCTGGAGAATGCTGGTCGGCGGCGCACTGGTGGTGTCGGCGATGTATCTGGTCGAGCTGGCACCACGACGCAAGTTCGAGGCGGAAGTGCAGCACCTGGCTCAGTAG